The DNA window GTCGTACGACCGACGTGGTTCCTCAAATAGTCTGAAGCGCAAAATAAACGCAACGACCTTAAACGACATGCCATCGCCTTGCAGTGATGCTGCTCAGTCTGCACCAACAGTTATATCAAAAAGAACTAAGCTCAAGAAACTGGTATGCATCATATCTATATAGTCTGATTGAAACTGATATTTCTGCCCAGttattaattttccttttttgtgtGCTTAAAATTTTGCAGTCCGGTTATGCCTTATTAGAAGAAATGAGAAACATAAACAAGCAGTTCATCGAAACAGTCTTGGAATTAGATTTGGACGAAAATCTCAATGCACGATTAGCCAATGCAGGCACTGTTCTTCGATGCTCATATCGCGCTGTAACTGATAGTAAAAATTCAGAAGCTCACCCTGTTAAGCTGCCAGTGCTGTCTGTGAAGCTACTTGTGCCTCTTGATTATCCAGAGGACTACCCTGTATTTCTAAGCAAGCTTAACACAGACTGCGGGTAAGACTGATAAGGCATAATGAGTTTTAAATGACCCTTGTTTTCTTGTACCTATTCCTTACTTTCTTGCATATGGTGATAGCAATGTGGACGAACAATTTAGAGAGCTGTCGAACGAAGCAACGTCGAGGCTACGCGCATTCCTTCGCACTGTCCCGGAATGCTTGTCTCTTGAAGAATATGCAAGGGCGTGGAATGAATGTGCCCGCTCTGTGGTATCTGAGTATGCTCAACGTGCTGGTGGGGGATGCTTCAGTGCTCGATATGGGACTTGGGAGGACAGCATCAGCACAAACTAGCCTCTAATACTCTTCATAGTTCAtttgttataaataaattttcttcattttttttgttaatatcaCTAATCCTTATTGGAAAATTGGGTCAGAACGAAAAATTCCTTAAGGATATTCATATTTAAGTATTCGTAAGTTATTAatattcgatttttttttaaatatctatatTATTttcgagttcaaataataattactttttaatttgaatgtatattaataattttaattatacatacacaaacatttatatatatatatatatatttagttttttttttttttttttttttttttttttttttttNTTTTATTAAAATGGAActtcaaaatcttttttagtACAATTAATGGgtgtaaaaatttgaatttttcacttccaaataaaaaattaaatgataatttcacttcactttttaaagttttaagggGATGATTGAAAGATTCTAAACCAAATTTGAAGAGGCAGagggaaggagaagaaaataaaagaaaaaaagaagtggcggcggcggcggcagcgGCGCCGACGGTGGTGTCAGCCATAGATAGAGGACGAAGCAGGTTCGGAGGAAGGAGAATATAGGGAAAGAGGGAGAAATTGTTTTAATCCTTGAGCAGATTAACCAAACTCCATAGCCACTTTGCAGCTCTGCATCGGCCACCGCTGCCCTCCACGGCCAGAAAATGCCGCCGGTCTTTGATCCATGGGAATAAATTTGTAACACAATTTCAACTATTCTAAATTTGAGATCCaactttttaatctttttccttcaaatctGCAATGATTTGATTTGCAATATTAGAAAACAGTGATTGCTTACATGATCGCTAACCTCAAACATAGTTCATCGCAAGAACCCTAACaaagaatcctcaaatatcgttCTTCAACTGGATGATGCTTGCAAATGCCTTCCAATCTCATACGAAATAAACGCATCAAAACAAGCATACTTAATCTGATTATGAGTAAGCCATTCTTGATCCCACCTACTCAACGTGACGCCCCTCGGCTTACGAATCTCTTTCCCCAAAATCTCTTTCGCCAGACTCTTCAATCCCGcattcttcaattctcttctTCCCGTAACGCTCTCAGCCAAATTCCTCAGATCCACCGTCTTCCTCACTTTCAATCCGTAGTCACAGTTCAGTTTTTCAGCGTCCCCCTCGATTCCGACTCCTACAAAACTGATGGATTCGTTTTCCAGAAACTCATACAGAGATTTAGGGAATTCAGGTGCGTAAATCAGTTGCACAATCAGGCATCGGCGGCCGGTGCAGAGTTGTAACGTGGCCACGGGGTTCTCGTAGGAGCGAATGTTAGGGCGCCACTCGATGTCGAGGCCGACG is part of the Cucurbita pepo subsp. pepo cultivar mu-cu-16 chromosome LG03, ASM280686v2, whole genome shotgun sequence genome and encodes:
- the LOC111791049 gene encoding Werner Syndrome-like exonuclease — encoded protein: MALTIVDREDPSGSHNYFDVTFDSDEPILTLLTISPLMVDDWISETLNTQTSPLIVGLDIEWRPNIRSYENPVATLQLCTGRRCLIVQLIYAPEFPKSLYEFLENESISFVGVGIEGDAEKLNCDYGLKVRKTVDLRNLAESVTGRRELKNAGLKSLAKEILGKEIRKPRGVTLSRWDQEWLTHNQIKYACFDAFISYEIGRHLQASSS